Part of the Polyangiaceae bacterium genome, GGTCGTAGGTCAGCTTGGCGAGCAAAGCCGCGCCCCCGAGCGCGGCCCCCGCCGCGCCGAGGCGCCCGAGGGCCTCACGGCGCGAAATACTCGACATGACCCGGTTGGGTATGGGGCAGATCTCACGTTACGTCAAATTTGGGCGAGCGGAAGCTAACGTAACGTAAGGGCTTTCTTTTCCCGGCTTGTCCGAGACGGGCTCGGGGCACGAAATCCCCGACGGCCGCAGGACGAGAGCCCCGGGCGCGGAGCCCCGGGCCCAGACGCCGCAGAACCCCTGAACACAGCTCCACCGCTTGAACGGCGGGGCCCAGGGCGCTAGGGTCCGCGCCCCGCCATGAAAGACGGCATCCATCCCGAGTACCACGTGATCTCCGTGACCTGCGCCTGCGGGAACACGTTCCAGACGCGTTCGACGGCCAAGGAGCTCGCCGTGGACGTGTGCGGCGCCTGCCACCCGTTCTACACGGGCAAGCAGCGCCTGATGGACACGCAGGGCCGCGTCGATCGCTTCCGGAAGAAGTACGCCAAGACGGCGTAGATCCGACGAACGCGGCGAGCCCCGCTGCGCTCGCAGGGGCTCGGTCGCGCCCGCGTACTGTTCGCCTGGCGGGCCGACGCTATATTGCAGGTCAGCATGAATCAGCCCCCGGTCGTCGGTCGCGACGGAGTCGCTCGTCCTTACATCGGCGGACAAGCGCTCATCGAAGGCGTGATGATGCGCTCGCCGCACTCGTACGCCGCCGTGCTGCGTCGCCGCGGCGGCGCCCTGATGGTGCGCGAGGAGGCCATGGCCGATCCGCGGGTCGGGGTGAAGGCCTGGCCGCTGGTGCGCGGCATCACCACGCTGGTGGAGGCCCTCAAGCTCGGCAGCCGCTGCCTGCGCTTCAGCGCAGAGATGTACGAGCAGGACATGGAGGCGGAGGAGAAGAAGGCGAAGGGTGGACCGAGCACCCTTGCCGCGCTGTCGCTCCCCATCATCGCGCTCGTGACCGGTGACGGCGAGCCGACGCCCACGGGCAAGGAGGGCGGCGCCTCGAAGTCCCTGTTCACGCTCCTGACCATCGTCTTCGCCATCGGCTTGTTCGTGGCCTTGCCGCAGGCGTTCGCCGAGGGCACCAGCCGGCTCTTCAGCCTGAACCTGGACGTGCGGGACCCGCGCTTCCAGGTGCTGACCGGCGCGGCGAAGCTGGTGATCGTGGTCGGCTACATGCTGGCCATCCGTCGCATGCCGGAGATCTACCGCGTGTTTCAGTATCACGGCGCCGAGCACAAGGCGATCCACGCCTACGAAGCCGGCGAGGATCTGGTGGTGGCGAACGCCCGCGCCAAGACCACGCTGCACCCGCGCTGCGGTACGACCTTCCTGGTGATGGTCGCGCTGGTCTCGATCCTGATCTTCAGCGCCATCGGGCCGCTCTTGCCGCAGCTCGGTCTCGGCAAGCTCGCGGACAACGTGCTCTTCTTCCTGATGAAGCTGCCGTTCTTGCCGGTCATCGCCGCCATCACTTTCGAGATCCAGCGGGCGCTCGCGCGCTGGGGCAAGGGCCCGCTCCAGCTGCTGCTCTACCCGGGTTTCCTGGTGCAGAAGATCACCACCATCGAGCCGGACGACTCGCAGCTCGAGGTCGCGCTTGCGGCGCTGCGCAGCGCCCTCGTGCGCGAGCAGGGCAGCGTCAAGGCCGACGGCGACTCGACCTTCGACGGATACGACGCGCTGCGCGAGGCGCGCCCGGCAGCCTGACGTGCTCCCGATCGAGAAGCTCGAGGCGGTCCACCGCCGCAACGAGGAGATCGAGCAGCTCTTGTGCGAGCCCGCGACGCTCGCGGACCCCGCGCGCCTGAACGAGCTCAACCGCGAGCGGGCGCGGATTCAGCCGGTGGTGACCGCGTTCGGCGAGTGGCGAGACCTGGAGAAGCGCATCCGCGAAGACCGAGAGGCCCTGGATGACCCCGAGCTCGGACCGATGGTCGAGGAGGAGCTGCCGGAGCTCGAAGAGAAGCAGGGGGCGCTGGAGAAGCAGCTCCGCATCCTGCTTCTGCCCCAGGACCCCAACGACGACAAGAACACCATCCTGGAGATCAGGGCGGGGACCGGCGGCGAGGAGGCCGCGCTCTTCGCGGCGGACCTCCTGCGCATGTACTCGCGCTTCGCGGAGCAGAAGGGCTGGAAAGTCGAGCTCATGTCCCAGAGCGAAGCCAGCGCCGGCGGCATCAAGGAGGCCATCCTGCTGGTCACCGGCAACCGCGTGTACTCGAACCTGAAGTACGAGGGGGGCGTGCATCGCGTGCAGCGCGTCCCCGCGACCGAAGCTCAGGGGCGTATCCACACCTCGACCGCGACGGTGGCCGTCTTGCCGGAGGCCGACGACGTGGACGTGACCATCGACGACAAGGACCTGCGCTTCGACATCGCCGCCTCCGGCGGCCCCGGCGGCCAGGGCGTGAACACCACGAACAGCGCGGTGCAGATCACACACATCCCGACGGGCATGATCGTCAAGTGCCAGGACGAGCGCAGCCAGCTCAAGAACAAGGCCAAGGCGCTGAAGATCCTGAAGAGCCGCCTGCTCGACATCGAGCAGCAGAAGCAAGCGGACGCCGTGCGCGACGAGCGCCGGGGCATGGTCAAGAGCGGCGACCGCTCCGAGAAGATCCGCACCTACAACTTCCCGCAGAATCGCCTGACCGATCACCGCATCGGCCTCACGCTCTACCAGCTGGAGCGCGTGATGGAGGGCGACCTCGGGGAGCTGACCGAGGCGCTGGTGGCGTGGTACCAGGCCGCGGAGCTGGAGCGTCAGGCTAGCGCGTGAAGCGGCGCAAAGTCAGGCACGACCGTGCGTCCGGGGTCTGCCCGTCTACTCCGGCGGCACGCTCGGGCGCTCGCTGCTCCAGAACGTCAGGCTCGCGCGCTTCCCGTCCTTGCTTGGTCCAGGGCTCTCGCGGGCGGAAAGGAACAGCTGCTCGGGACGTGTGCCGAGGCCGATCAGTGCGGCCTTCACTGCGCGCGCGCGCCGGAGCGCGACCTCCGGCGCTTCGCCCGCCGCGGCCCAGCCGCTCACCTCGATGCGCCCGCCGAAGTGCTGGAGACCGGACATCAGCGCGAGCGACTGTCGCGCATGCGGCGACAGCTCCGCGCGCCCTGTCTCGAAGTCAACCACCGGGCCACTCTCCCAGCACGGCTCGGACGGACAGCGCCAGGCCCCCTCACACATGCACGTCCCGCAGTCGGAGCGGCGAAGGCGAAAGCCGAGTGGAAACCAGCGCCCAGCGTGGAAGCAGCCCTGACCGCGACAGCTGATGCTGCTCGCGTCGCACACGCAGATTCGCCGCTCGTGAACGAACGGTCGTCCGAAAGCGTGCGCCCTGCCCGCGACCGTGCACGCAGTCGAGGAGAACGACGCATCAGGTGGGGCGGGCTCCGGGCTCCGGTCGCAGAGCGCGACATCCTCGAGCACGGGCCTCCCCTCCTCCATCCGCAGCACGCCGGCCGCCACGACGTTCCCCTCAGGCAGCGCGAAGCCGCAGCACTCCACCGAATCGTCGCCCCCACAGGCGAAGGCCCTTGACCCCGGAGGCGCTCGCAGCGCGACGGTGTGATCTGCCTGCACGAGCACGAGCCCGCCGCCGCGGGTGTTGCAGCAACCCCAACCGCAGCCGCGCTGGGTGATCGGAGTCGCCGCAGCGAGCCGCGCCTGAAGCACTGCTCTCCTCCCCTCGCCGGGCAACGGAGCGGCCAGCGCACGCTCCAGCGACTCCACCGCGGGGATGCTCCGGCACGGGGGGATCGCCGCTGCTCTCGGGCAGCCGAGGTCGGCCAGACACTGCTCGCCGTCCGTGCTTGGCCACGAGACGTCGCGCGCGAAGCTCGAGCTGTCGGCCCGTGCCCAGCCGGACGTGTCGACGGGTGGGGCGGCTTCGGGCGTGGGGGCCGTTGGGGGCGTGAACGAGGGCTGCTGCTCCGCCACCGGGTGGCGGGCGCTGCACGCGATCGCCAGAAGCGCGAGACCGACGCCGCGACCCTTCGCTGTCACGCGCCCAGTCTAGACCCCCGCGCCGCGCAGCGACACCTCACCCGCAAGGCCGCGCAAGCCCAAGAGCCTTTGGTCGCCGCGAGCACACGCCGAACGATCGGCCCGCGCGCTGCGCCGCACTCTGATCGCCGTCGCAGGGCCGGAGAACTGGGCACTCCGGTGGCGAGCGTTCCACAGCTTCGGAACGACGCGTCCCCCCCATGCGCGCAGCGCGCGCCATCGGCAGAGCGCGGCGGGCTTGGAACGACGTCAACCGGCGCGCGCTGCCGCATAAGGGGGGGACCGACGCCGCGTAGCGGCGGCGAGGGGGGGCAACAACACAGCTGGAGCGCGTGATGGAGGGCGACCTCGGGGAGCTGACCGAGGCGCTGGTGGCGTGGTACCAGGCCGCGGAGCTGGAACGACAAGGCGGCGCGTGAGTCGTCGACCGCGCTCTTCAATCCCCCCGACTTGGGTTTCGTTGGCGGCGGCCAAGCTCGGCTGAGCTCAGGCGCGGCCCGAGTGAGCCGTCGTGGGTCGCCCGGACCCATGGTCGCGGTCCGGGTCGAGACGGGACCTCGACCCGGACCCACGCGGGAGCGCACCGTTACCCGCTGTGGCCACCGCTGCAGCCGCCGTCCTCCTCGTGACCGCCGCTGCTCCCCCCGTCCTCCTCGTGGCCGCCGCTGCAGCCGCCGTCCTCCTCGTGACCGCCGCTGCTCCCCCCGTCCTCCTCGTGGCCGCCGCTGCAGCCGCCGTCCTCCTCGTGACCGCCGCTGCTCCCCCCGTCCTCCTCGTGACCGCCGCTGCAGCCGCCGTCATCCTCGTGACCGCCGCTGCTCCCCCCGTCCTCCTCGTGGCCGCCGCTGCAGCCGCCGTCCTCCTCGTGACCGCCGCTGCTCCCCCCGTCCTCCTCGTGGCCGCCTTGCCCACAAGTCGCGGGGCCTCCGCCGGGATCCAGCACGTCGATTCCGGTCCCGGGGTCGAGGCAGTCGGGGGCAGGACCGCCCTGCAACACGTCGTCGCCACTGCCGCCGAAGATCTGGTCCGGACCCGGGCCACCGGCGAGCAGATCGTTCCCGCTGCCTCCTTCGATCCGATCCCGGCCGCCACCGCCATCGATGCTGTCGTCCCCTCGTTCGCCCAGCAGGACGTCAGGCCCGCATCCTCCGTAGATCCGGTCGTTACCGTTGCCGCCTTCGACGGTGTCCCCCGCTTCCTTGGCGCAGATCAGGTCGCCGCCGTTGCCCCCGACGATGTGGTCGCGGCCCGCCGAGCCCACGATCACGTCAGGCCCGCCGGTTCCGACGAGCTCGAAGCCACCGCAAGCATTCTTCTTCACGCTGGCGCCTTTCGGTACGAGCGCGGCCGGCATGCCTGCCCAAATCGTCGCAGGAATGCCCTGACACTGCGGGCGGACCCAGTCTTCGGTATCTGCGATGACGGCCGCGGGAGCGAGTGTCCCGCCCACTAGGCCGGGCTTCTCGCTGTCGGGCTGTCCCCCACACGCCGGGATGGCCGGCGAGAGGAGGGCTGAAACTGCCAGGCTCACCCCCGCAAGCGTCGGAATCGACAGGATGGCGCGGAGAGGGTGCCGGTGACGTTCGATCGCGTGCGTCGCTTCGTTCGACATTGTCGCTCACCTCCTCGGAGCCCCGGCCGAGATCTCGACCGGGGCTCGCTCGTCTGCGCGTCGCCGCGCTCGCTGTCACTTGTTCCCTTTGCCTCCGCCCTTGTTGGACTTGACGTAAACGTCGAGCACCGTCGTGGTGGAGCCCACGAGCCTCGGCTCGTAGAGCACCGGATCCGTCCCGGTCTCTTCCTCGGTGACCGCTGCAGGTTCCGGCACCGCGTAGTAGGCGTGCAGGTCAGCCGGGTGGATGTTGTCGATCTGGGCGTTGCAGGCGACGGCGCCGCCGCCGTCGTCGATCGAGAACGCGAGCCGCCACCAGCCGGCCTTGTCGATGGGCACGCCGTTGATGACCTCCGGCATCTGACGCAGCATCCAGTTGTATCCGAAGATGACCTTGCCCGAGACGTTCACCTCGGCCGAATAGAAGCCTGGACCGTCGCCGGTCAAGCCGTCGTAGGTCCACAGGTCGATCGCCTGCACCCAGCTACCGTTGCAGGTCGCAGTGACCGGCACGTACTCACCTTGACACTTGGTGATCGTGAGCCGCGGACAGACGCTGTAGATCGTCGCGTTGAACGCGCCGGTGGTACCGTCGGTGCCCCAGAGCTCGGTCTTCCCGCTCCCCTCGAGCCAGCGCATGTTGAAGCCCGTCATCTGTGGGTTCAGCGGGGTCGGCAGGTCTGGATACAACACGTCCGTGTTCAGCAGGTCGTTGAGCACGACCTCCACCCGGATCACCGAATTGGCGGTCCAGGTTTGGCGCACCAGGTTGTCCGCCCAGTCGACCGTGGCGTGGGCGACTTCGCCGTTGGCCTTGGCATCCCGCCATTGAGGCTGCCAAGCATTGGGCGTCTTCTGCTCGTAGTACGCGACTCCGTCGATCACGGTCTGATAGGCGCTGTCGGGAACGAAGTGCGAGAACGGCAGCTCGGTAACCGTGAGACCCTCCGTCGCGGTGGGCCTCAGGCCAGTGTTGAGGTAGATGGGTTGTTGGGTCGCTGCGTCCGTGACGGGCAACCCAGTGAGGCCGAGCCCTTCGGCAAAGATGACCGGATTGGCCAGGTTGTTGCCGAGCCCGGTGTCGCCTCCGCCCGGTGAGCCGCCGCCGTCTTTGCCCTTTCCGGGGGGTGGTGCTGCGGGGTGGCTGGCGGGCGCGTCGAAGGTGGGCCCTTCGGGCGCATCGCTCTTGTCGGCGCAAGCCCCAGCCAGTGTTGCCATCGCCGTCGCCCCAGCTATCGGGACGACGAGCCACGAGATGATCGTTTTGCGGGAAGACATGACTTCCTCCTTTTCGAGTCGACCAAGTCGCCCACTGTCGATCAAGCTCCGTGCCGCGCGCCGCGCATGAAGTGGCGCTGCCTCGCGCAATTCGAAGTCCGTGGCTGCGAAACGCGCCGTTCGAAGGTCGTGTTCCTCAGCGTATGCGCTGCTGCGGCGCAAGCCTTGCGAGCGATTTCGTGCGACCAGTGCATGTTCGTCGAGCGTCGTTGCATTTGGTGCGCGCGTCGCTCTCTCGTCGATCTCCCGAGAGCGCGCGCAGGCAATTCGCTCGACGCCGAGGCGGAGCCCACGAACCGCAGGCGCAATGCGGCATTTTGACGCACGAGCCGGCTGCTCCGAGAGGATTCGATCCCACGACTTCCCGCGGAACCGCCTGACCGATCACCCCGGCGAGCTGACCGAGGCGCTGTGGTCTGCCACCAGCTGCCGAACCGTTGGTTGTCAAGCGCTAGAGCGCGGCGCGGGATCCGAGCCGCGCCGCGCTCACGCCGTCCAATCTCCTCGACCTGGCTTTCGTTCGCGGCGAACATGACCGGGTGAGCCAGGCGCAGCACCAAGCCGATCGGCCGAGCTACCGGACGCTCGACGCGGACGGCCTCTTGTGCGCGCTGATCCTGGTGCCGCCCAGCTTCAGCCGGAACCGCTTCTTCGGCATGTTCGAGGAGCCTCGTCTGCGCAAGGTGCGGCGCCGGGCGGCGCGCGTGCGCGGCATCATCCGCCAGCTCTTGGCGCAGGGCCGGCAGAAGGCCGAGCTCACCGGCGAGGCGGTGCTCGAAGACGGCCAGGTCCTGCTGCGCTTCCGGGTCGAGGGCATGTCCTACGACCGCACCGCCGCGCTGAGCCAACTGGAGGCGGCCGCGCTGCGTTACGCGCTCCACCGCGCCGGCGCGGGCAGCCTCGAGGACGCGGACCGCGCGATGGTCGAGCAGGCGCTGGCGCGGCTCGGCGGACCTTCTCTGGCGTCAGCCCAGGGCTGACACGATCCGCTCCCAGGCGGCGGATTCCGCGGCGCCGACCGGTGGATTGCGCTCGCCCGTGAAGCCGAGCTCCCGCGCTGCCGGCGCGCCACGTCGCTGCACCGCCAGCGTGGCGTGCTCCACGCGCCCCACGCGTTCGCCGGCGCCGATGACGAGCGCTGCCAGGTCGGGACCGACCGCGCGGCGCGGCGCGGGGCGAACGAGCAGGCGGTGACCGTCGTGCAGGCGCGCCGAGAAGCCGGCCAGTGGTTGTGCGACGGGATCCGACCAGGCGTCGCGCACGCCGGGCAGACCGGCGGCGATCCAGGCATCCACGCGCGTCTGCCCGGGAGCCGCGAGCCCGAGCGTCAGCCCGCGCGCGGCGAGCGCCGACTCCGCGGCGGCGAGCGTGACGTCGCCGGCGAAGGTCGCGAGCAGCGAGTGCTCGTCGACCTCGCCCGGCAAGAACGGCGAGATGGGCTCGGTGTCGCGGGGCGAGGCGCCGTCGCGCGGGGTCAGGTTGCCGGGGTTCATCAGCCCGTCCGGATCCCAGGCCGTCATCAGGCGCCGCACCACCTCGATGCCGTAGCCCAGCTCCTCGCCCAGGCGCGGCGCCTTGCTGCGACCGACGCCGTGGTGATGGCTCAGCGTGCCGCCGGCCTCGATGGCGGCGCCGAGGGCCGAGCGCCAGGCCGCGTCGTATTTCGCGATCGCCGCATCGTCTGTGTCGGCGGCACCGGAGAAGGTGAAGTAGATGCTACAGCCGTCCGGATAGGCGTGAGAGAGGTGCGCCATCACCAGCACGTGCTCGCCCAGCGCGGCGCGCACCGCGTCGTAGAGCGTCCCCAGCTTGGACCACGGCGCCGCGACCTCCATCGTGTCGCTGAAGGCCCCCAGGCGAAACACCGGTGCTTGCCGGTAGCTCACGCTGTAGCGGTGCGCGAACCATTTGCGGGCGGGCCCCTCGCCGAGCGAACGCGCGCCGGCCTGGCTGGCGATGAGCGACGCGCGCTCGCAGTCGGCGTGGGCTGCCCCGGACTCGCCCTCGAACACCAGCACCATGGTGGCGCCGCCGAGCAGGTTGCCCTCGGCCGCCTGGATCACCGCGTTCAGCGCGCGTGGCACGCGCAGGATCCCGCGCGCCAAGCTGGACAGCGACGCGCTCGCCGTCTTGGGCCCGCGCTTCTTCCTGCCCGAGCGCACCGAGCCGCTCTTCATGATGGCGGAGTCGATGGGATCGTAGAGGCGCGAGACCGCGGGGCGAAGCCCGGCCTGGAACATCAGGCGCAGCGCCTCCCAGCCGGACTCGATGTCGGGGAAGGAGAAGGCCGCGTAGGAGCGCGCTGCCGGCACCGGGTGCAGGCGCAGCTTGGCGCGCGCGATGGTGCAGAGCGTACCCTCGCTGCCGATCACCAGGGGCACCAGGTTCGGGCCGTCGAAGCGCCGCTTCAGCGTGACCACGTCGCCGGTACCGAGCACGCAGTCCACGGAGGCGACCATGTCCTCGATCTTGCCGTACAGGCCCGAGCACTGGCCGGCGCCGCGCGCCGCGATCCAGCCGCCGACGGTGGAGCACAAGATGCTCGACGGGAAGTGCCCGATGGTGAAGCCGGCGCGCTGCACGTCTTCTTCGAGCGTGATGCCCATTGCCCCGGGACCGACGTCGATGGACGGCTCGCTCGGATCGAGGCTGAAGTCGCGCATCTTCTTCAGATCGACGACGATGCTCCGAGCGCTCGGGTCCACTGCACCGCACACGCCGCTGCCGGCGCCGAAGGGAACCAGCGCAGCGCCCTCGCTCCGCGCGAAGCGCGTGAGCCGCACCAGGTCTTCCGTGGACCGCGGCCACACCACCGCCAGCGGCTGGTGCACGCCCGGCCGCCCGGCGCGCACGTCCAACAAGCGGCGCGGCCACAGATCTCGCGAGTAGGCGACGCGGTCGGGGCTCGACGCGCTGACGGTGACGCCCGGCAGCGCGCTCTCGAGGGCACGGACGACGTCCACACCGCGCTTGTAACCCGCGCGCGCCAGGGCGTATACCTTCGTGCCGTGTCGAGAGCCCGCATCGCCCCCCTGCTCCTCGCGCTCGGCGTGTGCGCGTGCGGCGGAGGCGCGACGCCTGAGCCCGCCAAGTCGGGCAAGAGCGGCGCGGCCGGCAATGGCGAGGAAGGCAGAGGCGAGGAGGGCGCGGGCGACACCGAGGAGGAAGCGCCGCGCGCCTCCGCCTGCGCCGACGGCACCTGTCTCGAGTGCGGCGGCGGGCTCTGCCCCAAGGGCTTCTACTGCGACGAAAAGGCCCCCGGCGGCGCCGCCTGCGCCTGGCTGCCGGAGTGCGCCGCGAGCGCGACCTGCGCCTGCGTGAAGCAGGTGCTGGGCGACGGTTGCAGCTGCAGCGAAAAGCCGGGCGGCCCCAGCGTGAGCTGTCAGGGTCGCTGATCTCGGCGACGCCGGTTCGCGAGGGCGCTAGGCTACGCGCATGGCGATGCGAAGGGGTGCCGGCGTGCTCGTGCTCGGGCTCGCGGCGTATGCGTTCGGGTGCGGTGGGCAGAGCGATGGCGACGGCAACGCCGCTGACTTCGGCGCCGAATACGCCTCGTACTGCAAGAAGATGGCGGACCGCGAGGCCAAGTGCGGCGACACTCCGGACGAGGCAGCGTGCGTCGCGCGCAAGAGCTGCTTCGAGAGCCATTGGCGTACGAGCGCGCTGCTCTCCGCGTTCAGCTGCGACGCGGCTCGCGACTGCAGCAGCGGCGACGACGAGTGCTACGACCAGGCAGGTGCCAAGGTCAGCTCCCCAGCGCTGTCGTCCTACAAGAGCGCGTGCACCAACTGGGTGACGCAGTGCAACGGCACCAACGACATGTGCACGCACGGCGCCGGACTGCTCAGTGACGCCACGCTCTCGGAGCTGGCGACCTGCATGCAGAAGCCCTGCGCCGAGGCCGCGACGTGCGTCGAGGCGGTGATGGCGAAGGTGGACTGCTGGGGCTAGCCCGTCAGGGTCGCTGAGCCAGGATCAGGATCCGCGGCGAGCTCGCGCCGAAGAACACGCCGGGGGTGGACGGGTGGCCGCTGGCCTCCGTCACCCGGAAGCCGGCGTCGTGCAGGATCTTCCCGAGCTCGTGCAGCGAATACAGCCGGATGCTGTAGCTGCACTCCATCGTGCGCCCGTCGTCGAGGATCAACGAGCGCTTCACCTTCAGGCGGCTGGTGATGAAGTCCACCGCCATGTCGTCCATGCAGACGCAAGCGTCGCCCTCGAACCAGGTCTGCGCGGGCTGGTTCGCGACCACGAAGTCCCGGTTCGCGACGTCGAGCAGGAACATGCCGCCCGGGCGCAGCGCTCGGAAGATGCGCTGCGCGACCGCCGCGTTCTTCTCTTCCTCGAAGTAGCCGAAGCTGGTGTTCCAGCAGTAGATGCCGTCGAACATCTCTTCGAACGCCATCTCACGCATGTCGCCTTGCAGGAGGTTGAGCTTCTGCCCGTACTCCTGCGCGACGTCGGCCGCGACCGCCAGCTGGTAGAGTGACAGGTCGTAGCCGACCACGCCGTAGCCACGCTGCGCCAGCTCGACCGCGTGCTGCCCACCGCCGCACGCCAGATCCAGGAGCACGCCGCCCTTGGCCACGCCCAGCGACTCCTCGATGAAGTCCGCTTCCTGGACGATCTGCGGAGACTTCAGCTTCGAGTTGGCGCGAGCGAAGTCTTCGCCGAACAGCTCCTCCCACCACGCTTTGCGCTGCTTGGTGCGCTGGGCTTCCTTGGCCTCGGCCACCGAGGGCGGCTTGGGTGGCTCGCGTCGCGGGGGCGGGGGCGGCGGCGGCGGCGCAGCCGGCTTCTCCTCCTCGACGTCCACCGCGATCTCCGGCTCGCTCTCGCGCTCCGGCACCGCGATGTCCTCGTCGGTGAGCTCCTCGCCGGCCACGGGCGCTTCCTCGGCGACCTCGTCCTTGGGGAAGGAGATCTCGCCTTCTTCGTCGCCTTCCTGGGACGGAGGCGCGAAATCGTCGTCGGAGAGCTCTTCGGCGTCCGCGGCCGGAGCGGCTTCCGCAGCCGGCGGCGGCGGGGGCGGCGGCGGCGGCGGCGGCTCCGTCACGTGTGTCTTCACACCGATGACCCGCATCGGCTTGAGTGACACCGGCGGCGCTTCAGTCGGCGCTCCGGCCTCCTCCACGTGGATCGGAGGGGGTGGGTAGGAGGTCGCAGCATGCTC contains:
- the rpmE gene encoding 50S ribosomal protein L31, which produces MKDGIHPEYHVISVTCACGNTFQTRSTAKELAVDVCGACHPFYTGKQRLMDTQGRVDRFRKKYAKTA
- a CDS encoding DUF1385 domain-containing protein; the encoded protein is MNQPPVVGRDGVARPYIGGQALIEGVMMRSPHSYAAVLRRRGGALMVREEAMADPRVGVKAWPLVRGITTLVEALKLGSRCLRFSAEMYEQDMEAEEKKAKGGPSTLAALSLPIIALVTGDGEPTPTGKEGGASKSLFTLLTIVFAIGLFVALPQAFAEGTSRLFSLNLDVRDPRFQVLTGAAKLVIVVGYMLAIRRMPEIYRVFQYHGAEHKAIHAYEAGEDLVVANARAKTTLHPRCGTTFLVMVALVSILIFSAIGPLLPQLGLGKLADNVLFFLMKLPFLPVIAAITFEIQRALARWGKGPLQLLLYPGFLVQKITTIEPDDSQLEVALAALRSALVREQGSVKADGDSTFDGYDALREARPAA
- the prfA gene encoding peptide chain release factor 1, whose translation is MLPIEKLEAVHRRNEEIEQLLCEPATLADPARLNELNRERARIQPVVTAFGEWRDLEKRIREDREALDDPELGPMVEEELPELEEKQGALEKQLRILLLPQDPNDDKNTILEIRAGTGGEEAALFAADLLRMYSRFAEQKGWKVELMSQSEASAGGIKEAILLVTGNRVYSNLKYEGGVHRVQRVPATEAQGRIHTSTATVAVLPEADDVDVTIDDKDLRFDIAASGGPGGQGVNTTNSAVQITHIPTGMIVKCQDERSQLKNKAKALKILKSRLLDIEQQKQADAVRDERRGMVKSGDRSEKIRTYNFPQNRLTDHRIGLTLYQLERVMEGDLGELTEALVAWYQAAELERQASA
- a CDS encoding FAD-binding oxidoreductase, producing the protein MDVVRALESALPGVTVSASSPDRVAYSRDLWPRRLLDVRAGRPGVHQPLAVVWPRSTEDLVRLTRFARSEGAALVPFGAGSGVCGAVDPSARSIVVDLKKMRDFSLDPSEPSIDVGPGAMGITLEEDVQRAGFTIGHFPSSILCSTVGGWIAARGAGQCSGLYGKIEDMVASVDCVLGTGDVVTLKRRFDGPNLVPLVIGSEGTLCTIARAKLRLHPVPAARSYAAFSFPDIESGWEALRLMFQAGLRPAVSRLYDPIDSAIMKSGSVRSGRKKRGPKTASASLSSLARGILRVPRALNAVIQAAEGNLLGGATMVLVFEGESGAAHADCERASLIASQAGARSLGEGPARKWFAHRYSVSYRQAPVFRLGAFSDTMEVAAPWSKLGTLYDAVRAALGEHVLVMAHLSHAYPDGCSIYFTFSGAADTDDAAIAKYDAAWRSALGAAIEAGGTLSHHHGVGRSKAPRLGEELGYGIEVVRRLMTAWDPDGLMNPGNLTPRDGASPRDTEPISPFLPGEVDEHSLLATFAGDVTLAAAESALAARGLTLGLAAPGQTRVDAWIAAGLPGVRDAWSDPVAQPLAGFSARLHDGHRLLVRPAPRRAVGPDLAALVIGAGERVGRVEHATLAVQRRGAPAARELGFTGERNPPVGAAESAAWERIVSALG
- a CDS encoding methyltransferase domain-containing protein — its product is MSDDQLDDEAPPDIPDISSDPEVAPIPPLPSQIPPPSVPLPEQARAKADSIDVEVDVDVEVPSEPGEEVDPEVLPPLPPPRKRMQTSPATPVARASMPPPAAEEAESAAPTSDSLKPPRPPSIADLDEQTTRLPDALDESDLERTTRQVAPELAITDLDEPTTRMTEESGVVRPMLPVELPVAEPARPASQPPRPVSQPPRPVSQPPRPMSQPPRPMSQPPRPVSQPPSPASPPPRPASQPPRPASQPPRPASQPPRPVSQPAPPAAAKHESEPPTQPWHAPPEAPEGEHAATSYPPPPIHVEEAGAPTEAPPVSLKPMRVIGVKTHVTEPPPPPPPPPPPAAEAAPAADAEELSDDDFAPPSQEGDEEGEISFPKDEVAEEAPVAGEELTDEDIAVPERESEPEIAVDVEEEKPAAPPPPPPPPRREPPKPPSVAEAKEAQRTKQRKAWWEELFGEDFARANSKLKSPQIVQEADFIEESLGVAKGGVLLDLACGGGQHAVELAQRGYGVVGYDLSLYQLAVAADVAQEYGQKLNLLQGDMREMAFEEMFDGIYCWNTSFGYFEEEKNAAVAQRIFRALRPGGMFLLDVANRDFVVANQPAQTWFEGDACVCMDDMAVDFITSRLKVKRSLILDDGRTMECSYSIRLYSLHELGKILHDAGFRVTEASGHPSTPGVFFGASSPRILILAQRP